TGTTGATTATTTTATTACCTTTTCAACTTTATTTATTCAGTGGTGCTAATTTTTTTAGTTTTATCGTTAATTTATGGGCAGTTCCTATTATTTCATTTATTACCGTACCGTTAATAATACTTGGATTATTGACATCTTTTTTCTCATTTTTACAACCAATAATTTGGCACTGGGTTGATCTTTCTATTAATCTTGCTTTTTGGTGTGCTCCTTTATTTTTACCTTATTGGCAAGATAGTGGTGCTATTCCTTTTTTATTAGGGTTTCTCGGGGTTGGTATTATTTTAATTATAAAAATGTCATGGTGGCGCCATCATTTTATTTTGCTTATTGCTAGTGGTATTCTTTTATATTGCGAATTCACTACTTTCTCACGATATCAATGGCGTATGACTATGCTAGATGTTGGTCATGGTTTAGCTATTATTCTTGAAAAAGACAGAGAAGCGATTATTTATGACACAGGAATACGTTGGAAAAGTGGTGGTTCAATTGCAAAAAGTGTCATTATTCCTTATTTAAAATATCATCGACTTAATCCAGTGGCATTAATAATCAGCCATGATCATTTAGATCATACAGGTGGTATTAATGATTTAATGATGGCTTATCCTAATTTAACACTTCGTAGTAGTTTTGATAATTCTTCACATTTACCCTGTTTACAGGGGGGATCATGGCAATGGAAAGGGATTAAGTTTGATGCATTATGGCCACCCAATAAAGCTCTTTCACCTAAAAATAATCAATCATGTGTGATCAATGTAAGTGATGGTAAACATAATATACTGTTGACAGGTGACATTGAAAAAGAGGCAGAAATCCAATTAATAAGGTCAAAAAAACACCAGTTAAGTGCTGATATTTTGCAGGTTCCTCATCATGGTAGCCAAACATCGTCCACATTGGCGTTTATTCAAACAGTGTCGCCCAAATTTGCACTCGTTTCTGCCGCTCGTTATAGCCTTTGGCGTTTACCTTCTGATAAAGTACACCTTCGTTATAAAAAAGAAGCTATTAATTGGCTAACAACCTCTATTAGTGGGCAGATATCGATCGAGTTTAATCAAGACAATATTGATGTATTTACCTATAGACGAGATATTTTACCTCGTTGGTATCATCAGTGGTTTGGTGTTTTGACGTTTCCCGAGTAGAATGACCGGCTAATTATTAAAAGTTTGGTAATATATATGAATGATATAGACCTATCAACGTGGCAAACATTCCGACGCTTATGGCCGATGATTCGGATTTTCAAAGCGGGTTTGATCGCTGCAGCAATTGCATTAATCGTCAATGCGGGTGTGGATGCATTTATGATTTCTTTATTAAAACCACTGCTTGATGAAGGTTTTGGTAAAGCAAGTAATGACGTATTAAAATGGATGCCGATTGCTGTTATTGGACTGATAGTTCTGCGTGGTATATCTAACTTTATTTCAAGTTACTGCCTTTCTTGGGTATCTGGGAAAGTTGTAATGAATATGCGTCGCCGACTATTTTCCCATATTATGGGAATGCCGGTGAGCTTTTTTGACCAGCAATCAACAGGAACTTTGCTTTCTCGTATTACATATGATTCAGAGCAAGTTGCTTCTTCTTCATCAGGTGCATTAATTACAGTTGTTCGTGAAGGTGCTTACATTATCGGGCTCTTTGGCTTGATGTTTTACTATAGTTGGCAATTATCTATGATCCTCATTGTTATTGCCCCTATTGTTGCCATTGTTATTCGTTTGGTATCAACACGTTTTAGAACGATCAGTAAACGTATTCAAAATAGTATGGGACAAGTAACAACTAGTGCTGAACAGATGCTGAAAGGGCATAAAGAAGTGCTTATTTTTAATGGACAAGAAGTCGAGAATAAGCGCTTTAATCATGTGAGTAACCATATTCGTCGTCAAGGTATGCGTATGGTTGTTGCATCGTCAATTTCAGATCCTATTATTCAATTAATTGCTTCCTTCGCATTAGCATTTGTTCTATACGCGGCGAGTTTCCCTGACATTATGGATACATTAACCGCAGGTACAATCACTGTTGTTTTCTCATCAATGGTTGCATTAATGCGCCCATTGAAATCATTGACGAATGTAAATGCTCAGTTCCAAAGAGGTATGGCGGCTTGTCAGACCTTATTTGCTATTCTCGATATGGAACAAGAGAAAGATACTGGTAAGCTAGAATTGAAAAAACCAACGGGTGATATTGAATTCCGTAATGTGACTTTCCAATATGTGACAAAAGATACACCTGCCTTGAAAAATATGTCATTTACTATTCCAGCAGGAAAAACTGTTGCATTAGTGGGGCGTTCTGGTTCCGGTAAGTCAACAATAGCTAATCTGATCACACGTTTTTATGATATCAATGAAGGACAAATATTGATTAATGGTCATGATATTCGTGAATACACATTGAAATCTTTACGTAATCAAGTTGCTCTTGTTTCTCAAAATGTTCACTTATTTAATGAAACAGTAGCAAACAATATTGTTTATGCGTGTGAAGACCAATACAGTCGTGACGATATCGAAAAAGCAGCCAAAATGGCACATGCAATGGACTTTATTAATAAAATGGATAAAGGCCTAGATACTGAAATTGGTGAAAATGGTGTTCTGCTTTCGGGGGGACAGCGTCAACGTATCGCGATAGCAAGGGCTTTACTACGTGACTCACCAATTCTTATCCTTGATGAAGCTACATCGGCACTTGATACAGAATCAGAACGAGCTATTCAATCTGCACTTGATGAACTGCAAAAAAATAGAACCTCTTTAGTAATTGCTCACCGCCTATCAACCATTGAAAAAGCAGATGAAATTTTAGTTATTGAAGATGGTGAAATTGTTGAACGTGGCTCACACATTGATTTAATCGATCAAAAAGGTGTTTATGCCCAACTTCACAGGATGCAATTTGGTAAATGATTGAACGGATTTGGTCTGGTAAATCTTGGTTTTATTTCCTCTTACTTCCATTTTCATGGTTGTACGGTGCAATTACTCTATTAAGGCGCTTTGCATATCAAAAAGGATGGTTGTCATCATGGAAAGCTTCTGTTCCTGTTGTAGTTGTTGGTAACTTAACAGCAGGTGGTAATGGCAAAACACCGGTTGTTATATGGCTCGTTGAGCAATTAATACAGCAAGGATTTAAACCAGGCATTGTTTCCCGTGGTTATGGCGGAAAATCAGATCATTATCCATTACTGCTGACATCAGAGACCACACCTGCAATGGCAGGTGATGAACCTGTGTTAATTTATCATCGAACAGGTGCACCCGTTGCGGTTGCACCTAATCGACGAGATGCAGTAAAAGCCTTATTAGCGCAACATGAACTTGATGTAATTATCACTGATGATGGCTTACAGCATTATGCACTACAGCGTGATTATGAAATTGTTGTTATTGATGGGCAGCGTCGATTTGGTAATGGCTGGTGGCTTCCTGCTGGTCCTATGCGGGAACGAGCGAGTCGCTTACATTCAGTTGATACAATTATCGTTAATGGTGGTTTAAGCCAAGATAATGAGATAGCTATGGTTTTAGCGGGTGATATTGTGGTGAACCTTAAAACAGGTGAGAAAAAGCCAGTTCAACAGATCGCTAAAGCGGTAGCAATAGCCGGAATTGGTCATCCCCCTCGTTTTTTTAATTCTTTGCGTGAAAAAGGAATTGAATTAATTTCAATTAAAGCATTTAGTGATCATAGTGATTACAGTGCCAAAGAATTACAAGATTTAACACCTTTCAATGAAACGCTTATTATGACAGAAAAAGATGCTGTTAAATGTCAGCATTTTGCTCAAGATAATTGGTGGTATTTGCCAGTCAGTGCTGAATTAAATAGTCAATCGGTGCTAAAACAAGTCAGCAATTTAATTTACGGCTCGAAAAAAACTTGTATCTGATCTGAAACAATGATATTTATAGTGGAAATCAGGATAGCGTTACATAAAAGATTACCTACCCACAGTTGCATATCGCTTTTGTCGTAGTTCAATTTAACTCGCCAATACCCTATCTACTCAAAAGCCTTGTGTGGAGATTTTGTGGATCTTTAATGTAGACGTAATATTTTTATGCTGTGAATGCAATTGGCTTTGCGCCTAATGGATTGTAGAAACTATTTTGAATGGTGATTATTAATCCTTATATATGATTATTTTATTTATAGGTGCACAATAAAATATCTTCCTCATGTCATCTTTTTGTCATGTTGATACTGTAAATATTGAGCCTTAGAATATTCATTAAGCTTAGCTATCACGGTTTTGAACATTTATATTAAATAATAAAATGCACTACTTAAATTAATGTGTTCAGAATTTAATTGGGGTTTTATATAAGAAGACATAATAAAAAGTAGGATGCATTAGTATAGAAAAATAAAAACTATACGAAGAACAAAAGGAGTTTATCTATCATGACATTACAATTAAGAATGGGTCGCGTAAAATGGTTTGACAATAACAAAGGTTATGGTCTTATTGTTGCAAGAGACATTGAACAAGAAGTTTATGTCAATAAAAAAGCGATTGCCAATACAAAAAACAAAGCATTAACAGAAGGTCAAGATGTTGAATTTTCTGTTATCAGAACAGCCGCTGGCCTAGAAGCCGCTGATGTTATCGGATTTTAAATAAGGTTTACCTTGTTGATGATGTAGTTGAAACGATAGTTTAACACTGAGATTGAATTATCGTTTATACCTATTTTGGGGCAGGTAAGGTCAAATAGCTTACTACCAAGCCGAATAAGTAATATAAAAGAGTTATAACGTTAATTAGAATGCAATAAAGATAATAAAAAGGTTAAATTATTATCAATAAAAGCGGAATGTAATTCTTTATTAATGATGTTGCAGACTCAACGATAAAAAGCCACATTAATGTGGCTTTTTTGTTGCCTATAGTAAAAAAGAAAATAATAAATTTATTAATAACTAAAATAATTTTCGAATTATCACTAAACGAGAGGCTTTGAGTATTAACGCAGATCCTTCCTTATGATATCCTTTTGCTATATAAAATGATTAACCCTTGAGAGGGACAAAATGGATCACCGCTTACTTGAAATTATTGCTTGTCCAGTTTGCCACGGCAAACTTATCTTTGATAAAGAAAATTCAGAGCTTATCTGCAAAATTGATCATTTAGCTTATCCTGTTCGTGACAATATCCCCGTTCTTCTGGAGAATGAAGCAAGAGAATTATCACTAGAAGAGGAAAAGTAACTTCATGTTCACGGTCATAATCCCTGGTCGATATGCATCGACCCGCTTACCGGGTAAACCCCTCGCGGATATTCACGGTAAGCCAATGATTGTTCGTGTTATGGAACAGGCTATGCGTTCTGGTGCAAACCGTGTCATTGTCGCAACCGACAACTTAGATGTTGTTGCCGCTGTGGAAAAAGCGGGTGGGGAAGCATGTATGACCCGAGAAGATCACCATTCGGGTACAGAACGTTTAGCTGAAGTCATTGAAAAATACCAATTTGCAGATGACGAGATAATCGTTAACGTACAAGGTGATGAGCCTCTTATTCCTCCCGCAATTATTACTCAAGTTGCTGAAAATTTGGCAAATTGTGGTGCTGGAATGGCAACATTAGCAGTGCCTATTGTTGATTCAAAAGAAGCTTTTAATCCTAACGCCGTGAAAGTGGTGATGGATGCAAAAGGTTTTGCACTTTATTTTTCTCGTGCAACCATTCCTTGGGAAAGAGACCGTTTTAACTTATCACACGATGAAATTGGTGAGCATTACTTACGCCATATTGGGATTTATGCTTATCGCGCAGGTTTTATACGTCGATATATTACTTGGGAACCGAGCCCATTAGAATCTATTGAAATGTTAGAGCAACTGCGAGTATTGTGGTATGGCGAAAAAATCCATGTTGCAAAAGCATTAGAAGTTCCTGGCGTGGGTGTTGATACTCAAGATGATCTTGTCGCAGCCAGAGCTGCATATCGAGCACTTAACCAAGAGTTCTGATCTTTTAACGGACACAAATAAATTTCAACGGCACTTAAATTAAGTGCCGTTTTTGTATCAGTCGGTAATGATATTTTTTAATTATTGGTTTTCTTTTTTATCTGATTGATGACTTTCATTTTCAGGAATAGTGACTGGTTGTCCTGCTGGTTTTACTGATTGCCACATTGAGCCTAAAAACTCATACCATGCACGTTCACTATGTTGAAAATAGGTTGCTGAAGGGAAATATTTCTCCCAAGGATGTAATGGCGAAGTGATAGCCAATTGGTTAGCTGGTGCAACGATAGGTTTCATGCCTCTAGCTAAAAAGAAACGTTCGGCGCGTGCTAAATGGTTAGCGGACGTCACAAGTAAAAATGGTTTCTTACCAATTAATTTATCAACTTCATAGGCTTCTTCTTCAGTATCTTTCGGTGTTGATAATGCGATAGTTCTTTCAGGAGGTACACCTAAAGATTGTGCTACCTGAGCTGCCACCTCTGCACTACTTATTTGATTAACACCTGCACCACCTGTAAAAATCAGTGTTGAATTAGGATTGCGATAATAGAGTCTTACACCTTCAGCAACACGAAATAAACTATTATTAAGAAGATTAGAACTGGGGGCCCAATCTGGGTTATAAGTAAATCCACCACCCAAAACAACAATGTAGTTCACATCTTGTTGTGAATTTTCTCGTAATTCATAACGAGCTTGATACTCTTTTTCACTTGGCATTAATAATGTATCAGCAACAGGCTGTATGCCTAAAAGCATCAATAAAATAAGAACAACAGTAAGTAGGCTTTTTCCTGTTTTTTGCCAACGAGTAAACCAAAGCAGAGCTAAGGCAAAAAAGGCGATTAATAAGAGTAAAGGCAAGGGCATTAAAAAACCTGCAACATACTTTTTGAGCAAAAACAGCATAAATCATCCTAAATTGAGTGAAATACATGCAATTGATAGAGAAAGCTTAGTGAAAACTAGGGGATCACAGAGGCATTGTGTCAAAATAGTCGGTACAACAACGTTTCACTAAATTTTAATCAATAGAAATAAAGAACCGTTAAATTATTTATAAGACGATAAACGTTCGAACATTAATTTTTTATTAATAAGCGTTATATTTATACTGCGCTTTGCGAATAATCTGATTCATGGCTTATTTCTTTAGAGAAAACAGTCAGTATCATAGAACACTGGTAAAATTGCCGTCT
This portion of the Proteus vulgaris genome encodes:
- a CDS encoding Trm112 family protein, producing MDHRLLEIIACPVCHGKLIFDKENSELICKIDHLAYPVRDNIPVLLENEARELSLEEEK
- the kdsB gene encoding 3-deoxy-manno-octulosonate cytidylyltransferase; translation: MFTVIIPGRYASTRLPGKPLADIHGKPMIVRVMEQAMRSGANRVIVATDNLDVVAAVEKAGGEACMTREDHHSGTERLAEVIEKYQFADDEIIVNVQGDEPLIPPAIITQVAENLANCGAGMATLAVPIVDSKEAFNPNAVKVVMDAKGFALYFSRATIPWERDRFNLSHDEIGEHYLRHIGIYAYRAGFIRRYITWEPSPLESIEMLEQLRVLWYGEKIHVAKALEVPGVGVDTQDDLVAARAAYRALNQEF
- a CDS encoding cold-shock protein; the encoded protein is MTLQLRMGRVKWFDNNKGYGLIVARDIEQEVYVNKKAIANTKNKALTEGQDVEFSVIRTAAGLEAADVIGF
- a CDS encoding DNA internalization-related competence protein ComEC/Rec2, with product MVRTVQLVDNIVSFETNIVEYRQLSDGNLIIKIPVPKETFFSSSIYANVYWRNPPKNIEVGQIWKFKIQFKAVHSYLNDGGFDSQKYAVSKKETLAGKVMSATFVYADISLRTQFIHSLLTYWQTAKNKGEIIALVLGDKRDIEYEKKDLYMKTGVAHLIVISGLHIGLAALVGWVIARGIQFLFPIKWINTQFPLLMAWGCGVFYATLSGWGIPATRAVIGLSVWVILHWQSRLFLPWQWALWSAALILIIEPLSILSVSFWLSFSAVFAIIFWYWMYPLKAKYNYQKRWFILRLMHLQFGLLIILLPFQLYLFSGANFFSFIVNLWAVPIISFITVPLIILGLLTSFFSFLQPIIWHWVDLSINLAFWCAPLFLPYWQDSGAIPFLLGFLGVGIILIIKMSWWRHHFILLIASGILLYCEFTTFSRYQWRMTMLDVGHGLAIILEKDREAIIYDTGIRWKSGGSIAKSVIIPYLKYHRLNPVALIISHDHLDHTGGINDLMMAYPNLTLRSSFDNSSHLPCLQGGSWQWKGIKFDALWPPNKALSPKNNQSCVINVSDGKHNILLTGDIEKEAEIQLIRSKKHQLSADILQVPHHGSQTSSTLAFIQTVSPKFALVSAARYSLWRLPSDKVHLRYKKEAINWLTTSISGQISIEFNQDNIDVFTYRRDILPRWYHQWFGVLTFPE
- the lpxK gene encoding tetraacyldisaccharide 4'-kinase; translation: MIERIWSGKSWFYFLLLPFSWLYGAITLLRRFAYQKGWLSSWKASVPVVVVGNLTAGGNGKTPVVIWLVEQLIQQGFKPGIVSRGYGGKSDHYPLLLTSETTPAMAGDEPVLIYHRTGAPVAVAPNRRDAVKALLAQHELDVIITDDGLQHYALQRDYEIVVIDGQRRFGNGWWLPAGPMRERASRLHSVDTIIVNGGLSQDNEIAMVLAGDIVVNLKTGEKKPVQQIAKAVAIAGIGHPPRFFNSLREKGIELISIKAFSDHSDYSAKELQDLTPFNETLIMTEKDAVKCQHFAQDNWWYLPVSAELNSQSVLKQVSNLIYGSKKTCI
- the msbA gene encoding lipid A ABC transporter ATP-binding protein/permease MsbA is translated as MNDIDLSTWQTFRRLWPMIRIFKAGLIAAAIALIVNAGVDAFMISLLKPLLDEGFGKASNDVLKWMPIAVIGLIVLRGISNFISSYCLSWVSGKVVMNMRRRLFSHIMGMPVSFFDQQSTGTLLSRITYDSEQVASSSSGALITVVREGAYIIGLFGLMFYYSWQLSMILIVIAPIVAIVIRLVSTRFRTISKRIQNSMGQVTTSAEQMLKGHKEVLIFNGQEVENKRFNHVSNHIRRQGMRMVVASSISDPIIQLIASFALAFVLYAASFPDIMDTLTAGTITVVFSSMVALMRPLKSLTNVNAQFQRGMAACQTLFAILDMEQEKDTGKLELKKPTGDIEFRNVTFQYVTKDTPALKNMSFTIPAGKTVALVGRSGSGKSTIANLITRFYDINEGQILINGHDIREYTLKSLRNQVALVSQNVHLFNETVANNIVYACEDQYSRDDIEKAAKMAHAMDFINKMDKGLDTEIGENGVLLSGGQRQRIAIARALLRDSPILILDEATSALDTESERAIQSALDELQKNRTSLVIAHRLSTIEKADEILVIEDGEIVERGSHIDLIDQKGVYAQLHRMQFGK
- the elyC gene encoding envelope biogenesis factor ElyC — translated: MLFLLKKYVAGFLMPLPLLLLIAFFALALLWFTRWQKTGKSLLTVVLILLMLLGIQPVADTLLMPSEKEYQARYELRENSQQDVNYIVVLGGGFTYNPDWAPSSNLLNNSLFRVAEGVRLYYRNPNSTLIFTGGAGVNQISSAEVAAQVAQSLGVPPERTIALSTPKDTEEEAYEVDKLIGKKPFLLVTSANHLARAERFFLARGMKPIVAPANQLAITSPLHPWEKYFPSATYFQHSERAWYEFLGSMWQSVKPAGQPVTIPENESHQSDKKENQ